AGTGGACAGACTGCTGGAAGAGGCGCGCTCAACCCCGGATCAGGACACGCGCGCGCAGTTGTATTACCGCATGCAGGAAATACTGGATGCAGAGCAGCCCTACTGTTTTCTCTTTGTGCCCTATGCCCTGCCCGTTGTGCAAAAGCGCTTTCAGGGCGTTAAACCTGCGCTTGCAGGCATCATGTACAACTTTGAAAAGTGGTGGGTGCCCAAAGAATTGCAGGGGTACAGCCTGACGCCAGAATAGCCCTGTCTTGTGGCGGCATGATGACAGCGTGGCGTGTTTCGGCCCGGCAAGGTTTCAACCTTGCCGGGCTTTTAGCCAGGTTTGTGAAAGTGCGTGTTTTTTCGCGCCGCTTGTGACGTTGACAAGGCTGAGCAAGTAAGAACATAGTCAAAACATTACAAAGATATTACGCCCCGGATGGGACTTACGCATGATTCGTATACAGGAAATTCTCGACAAGGTTGCGGCGCATAATCCCAGCGCCGATCTGGAACTTATCCAGAGGGCATACGTGTTTGCCGCTACCGCACATGTCGGACAGACGCGCCTTTCCGGCGAGCCCTATCTGTCCCATCCTCTGGCCGTGGCCGATACCCTGGCTGAAATGGGATTTGACGAAGCCACGGTGGCCGCCGGCCTTTTGCACGACACGGTGGAGGACACCAAGGCCACCATCGAAGAGCTGGATGAAAATTTTGGTGAGGATGTGGCCGATATTGTTGACGGCGTCACCAAGATCAGCATGATTCCCTTTGAAAACAAGGAAGAAGCGCAGGCAGAAAATATCCGCAAGATGATCCTGGCCATGAGCCATGACATGCGGGTTCTCATGGTCAAGCTCGCCGACCGTCTGCACAACATGCGCACCCTTGATTTTCAGAAAGCGTACAAACAAAAGCGCATCGCCCAGGAAACCATGGATATTTACGCCCCGCTGGCCAACCGCCTGGGGCTGTATGTTCTTAAGCGCGACCTGGAAGACCTGAGCTTCAAATATCTGCGGCCAGACATTTACAATCAGATCGACCACTGGCTAGACAAGCATCAGGTGGTGGAAAAACAGATTATTGCCAAGGTTGTTGACCTCATCAAGGATTTGTTGGCTTCCAACGGCATTGACGGCCAGGTGTATGGGCGCATCAAGCACAAGTACAGCATCTATAAAAAGATGCAGTCCCAGTCGCTCAGCCTTGATGAAATGCATGATATTATGGCGTTTCGTGTGCTGGTTAAGGATATCAAGGACTGCTACGCCGCGCTGGGCCTCGTGCATTCGCAGTGGCGTCCGGTGCACGGACGCTTCAAAGACTATATCTCGATGCCCAAAACCAACGGCTATCAGAGTCTGCACACAACCGTCATCGGCCCCGAGGGCGAGCGCATCGAAATCCAGATCCGTACTGAAGACATGCACCGCCAGGCTGAACACGGCGTGGCCGCGCACTGGCTGTACAAGGAAAAAGGCCGCGTCAACAGCAAAGACCTGGAGCAGTTTGGCTGGCTACGAGAAATTTTTGAACGGCAGAGCGAAGAAACCGACTCGCGCGAGTTCATGCATTCGCTCAAAATGGATCTCTTCAAAGACGAGGTCTATGTCTATACCCCGGCGGGTGATGTAAAGGAACTGCCCGAAGGCGCAACGCCCCTGGATTTTGCCTTTATCATCCACTCCAAGGTCGGGCAGCACTGTGCGGGCGCCAAGGTCAACGGCCGCCTCATGCCCCTGGGTACGGAACTGAAAAACGGCGATATTGTCGAAATCGTCACAGATCCCAGCCGTAATCCCAACCGTGACTGGCTCAAGATAGTCAAGACCGCCAGGGCGCGCAGCCGCATTCAACACTACCTGCGCACCGAAGAACGCGCCCACGCCGTAAGCCTCGGGCGCGACATGCTGGAAAAAGAAGGCCGCAAGGTCAGCCTTAATGTGAACAAGGCCATCAAGGAAGGGCATATGGCCCTGGTGGCCCAGGAAATGAATTTTGAAGGCGTGGATGATCTGGTGGCTTCGGTGGGCTATGCCCATACCACGCCGCGCAAGGTGCTCAACAAGCTGTACGCTGTTCTGCATCCTGGTGAAGCCGCAGCCACGCCCGCAACGCCCACTGTCAAAGAAAGCAAGGATGCCGCCACCCGCAAGACCGAGGGCGTGGGAATTTCCGGCGTGGACGGCGTGCTCATGCGCTTTGCCAAGTGCTGCAATCCCGTACCAGGCGACCCCATCATCGGCTATATCAGCCGGGGGCTTGGCATCAGCGTGCACCGGGCAGACTGTCCCAATGTGGCCAATATGGAGCCGGAGCGGCTCATTTCCGTCCATTGGGACGGCGTTGAAGAAAAGCCCTATGAAGCCGGCATCTTCATCATTGCCAAGAATGAGCACGGCGTGCTGGCCCTTGTGG
This DNA window, taken from Desulfovibrio sp. 86, encodes the following:
- a CDS encoding RelA/SpoT family protein, whose product is MIRIQEILDKVAAHNPSADLELIQRAYVFAATAHVGQTRLSGEPYLSHPLAVADTLAEMGFDEATVAAGLLHDTVEDTKATIEELDENFGEDVADIVDGVTKISMIPFENKEEAQAENIRKMILAMSHDMRVLMVKLADRLHNMRTLDFQKAYKQKRIAQETMDIYAPLANRLGLYVLKRDLEDLSFKYLRPDIYNQIDHWLDKHQVVEKQIIAKVVDLIKDLLASNGIDGQVYGRIKHKYSIYKKMQSQSLSLDEMHDIMAFRVLVKDIKDCYAALGLVHSQWRPVHGRFKDYISMPKTNGYQSLHTTVIGPEGERIEIQIRTEDMHRQAEHGVAAHWLYKEKGRVNSKDLEQFGWLREIFERQSEETDSREFMHSLKMDLFKDEVYVYTPAGDVKELPEGATPLDFAFIIHSKVGQHCAGAKVNGRLMPLGTELKNGDIVEIVTDPSRNPNRDWLKIVKTARARSRIQHYLRTEERAHAVSLGRDMLEKEGRKVSLNVNKAIKEGHMALVAQEMNFEGVDDLVASVGYAHTTPRKVLNKLYAVLHPGEAAATPATPTVKESKDAATRKTEGVGISGVDGVLMRFAKCCNPVPGDPIIGYISRGLGISVHRADCPNVANMEPERLISVHWDGVEEKPYEAGIFIIAKNEHGVLALVAQILAKNNVNITGLNMDNLVDGRAKLRFTVEVLDATQLYQLIEAIRALPPILEVVRDTEDTK